The following proteins come from a genomic window of Emys orbicularis isolate rEmyOrb1 chromosome 25, rEmyOrb1.hap1, whole genome shotgun sequence:
- the LOC135894552 gene encoding glucose-6-phosphatase catalytic subunit 1-like isoform X1 has translation MGTGMDFVHSSGVQMTHYLQENYQSSQGWFLFISFAADLRNTFFILFPIWFHLCEAVGIKLIWVAVIGDWLNLVFKWILFGQRPYWWVRETGYYGNASTPVIQQFPVTCETGPGSPSGHAMGSAGVYYVMVTALLSTLRRRRRSPFQQQCLRGALWMSFWGVQVSVSLSRIFLAAHFPHQVITGVVAGMAVAEAFRHIPSIYNASLRRYLGITLFLFSFALGFYLLLKALGVDLLWSVEKAKRWCDRPEWVHIDTTPFAGLLRNLGILFGLGLALNSQMYLESCKGKMGQQLPFRLSCITASLLVLHLFDSFKPPTKVELLFYVLSFCKSAAVPVAAAGLIPYCVARLIRRQEEKLL, from the exons ATGGGGACAGGAATGGATTTTGTACACAGCTCTGGAGTCCAAATGACTCACTACCTGCAGGAGAACTACCAGAGCTCCCAGGGCTGGTTCCTCTTCATCTCCTTTGCGGCCGACCTCAGAAACACCTTCTTCATTCTCTTCCCCATCTGGTTCCACCTCTGCGAGGCCGTGGGCATCAAGCTGATCTGGGTGGCTGTGATCGGAGACTGGCTCAACCTGGTCTTTAAGTG GATTCTCTTTGGGCAGCGACCCTACTGGTGGGTCCGTGAGACCGGCTACTACGGCAACGCCTCCACCCCTGTGATCCAGCAGTTCCCTGTCACCTGTGAGACCGGCCCAG GCAGCCCCTCTGGCCATGCCATGGGCTCAGCTGGGGTGTACTACGTGATGGTGACGGCTCTGCTTAGCACCCTGCGTCGGCGCCGGAGATCCCCCTTCCAGCAGCA GTGCCTGCGGGGGGCGCTGTGGATGTCATTCTGGGGGGTTCAGGTGTCTGTCAGTCTGTCCAGGATCTTCCTAGCAGCTCACTTCCCGCACCAAGTCATCACGGGCGTCGTTGCAG GCATGGCAGTGGCTGAAGCTTTCCGGCACATCCCCTCCATCTACAACGCCAGTCTCCGGAGGTACCTGGGCATCACCCTCTTCCTGTTCAGCTTCGCCCTGGGGTTCTACCTGCTGCTGAAGGCTCTCGGTGTTGACCTGCTGTGGTCCGTGGAGAAAGCCAAGAGGTGGTGTGACCGGCCGGAGTGGGTCCACATTGACACCACCCCCTTCGCCGGCCTCCTCAGGAACCTGGGCATCCtgtttgggctggggctggccctcAACTCCCAGATGTACCTGGAGAGCTGCAAAGGGAAGATGGGCCAGCAGCTGCCCTTCCGCCTGAGCTGCATCACGGCCTCGCTCCTCGTCCTGCACCTCTTCGACTCCTTCAAGCCTCCCACCAAGGTGGAGTTGCTGTTTTACGTCCTGTCCTTCTGCAAGAGCGCGGCCGTGCCCGTGGCTGCTGCCGGCCTCATCCCCTACTGCGTCGCCCGGCTCATCAGGAGGCAGGAGGAAAAGCTTTTATGA
- the LOC135894543 gene encoding glucose-6-phosphatase catalytic subunit 1-like isoform X2, whose amino-acid sequence MDLLHSAGVQVVQYLQENYQGFQDWFLFISFAADLKTTFFIFFPIWFHLCEAVGVKLIWVAVIGDWLNLVFKWILFGQRPYWWVHETGYYGNASTPVIQQFPLTCETGPGSPSGHAMGSAGVYYVMVTALLPCVQGTQHRSCAARCLRGLLWLAFWAVQVCVCLSRVFLAAHFPHQVIAGVISGMVVAEAFDHIHSIYNASLRRYLGTTLFLFSFALGFYLLLKALSVDLLWTLEKAKRWCDRPEWVHIETTPFASLLRNLGILFGLGLALNSQMYLESCKGKMGQQLPFRLSCIAASLLVLHLFDSFDLPTDRELLFYVLSFCKSAAAHLCAVALIPYCIAQVLRRGDKKIL is encoded by the exons ATGGACCTGCTGCACAGTGCTGGGGTGCAGGTGGTGCAGTACCTGCAGGAGAACTACCAGGGCTTCCAGGACTGGTTCCTCTTCATCTCCTTCGCTGCTGACCTTAAAACCACATTCTTCATCTTCTTCCCCATCTGGTTCCACCTCTGCGAGGCGGTGGGCGTCAAGCTGATCTGGGTGGCCGTGATCGGGGACTGGCTCAACCTGGTCTTTAAGTG GATCCTCTTTGGGCAGAGACCCTACTGGTGGGTCCATGAAACCGGTTACTATGGCAACGCCTCCACCCCTGTGATCCAGCAGTTCCCCCTCACCTGTGAGACCGGCCCAG GAAGCCCCTCAGGCCACGCCATGGGTTCTGCTGGAGTCTACTACGTCATGGTGACTGCCCTGCTGCCCTGCGTCCAGGGCACCCAGCACAGATCCTGTGCAGCCAG GTGCCTCCGCGGCCTCCTGTGGCTTGCGTTCTGGGCCGTGCAGGTCTGCGTCTGCTTGTCCCGAGTCTTCCTAGCTGCTCACTTCCCCCATCAGGTGATCGCAGGGGTCATCTCAG GGATGGTAGTAGCAGAAGCTTTTGACCACATCCACTCCATCTACAACGCCAGTCTCCGGAGGTACCTGGGCACCACCCTCTTCCTGTTCAGCTTCGCCCTGGGGTTCTACCTGCTGCTGAAGGCTCTCAGTGTTGACCTGCTGTGGACCCTGGAGAAAGCCAAGAGGTGGTGTGACCGGCCGGAGTGGGTCCACATTGAAACCACCCCCTTCGCCAGCCTCCTCAGGAACCTGGGCATCCtgtttgggctggggctggccctcAACTCCCAGATGTACCTGGAGAGCTGCAAAGGGAAAATGGGCCAGCAGCTGCCCTTCCGCCTGAGCTGCATCGCGGCCTCGCTCCTCGTCCTGCACCTCTTCGACTCCTTCGACCTCCCCACAGACAGAGAGCTACTGTTCTACGTCCTGTCCTTCTGCAAGAGCGCCGCTGCCCACCTATGTGCGGTGGCACTCATCCCCTACTGCATTGCCCAGGTGCTCAGGAGGGGTGACAAGAAGATCCTGTAG
- the LOC135894543 gene encoding glucose-6-phosphatase catalytic subunit 1-like isoform X1 — MDLLHSAGVQVVQYLQENYQGFQDWFLFISFAADLKTTFFIFFPIWFHLCEAVGVKLIWVAVIGDWLNLVFKWILFGQRPYWWVHETGYYGNASTPVIQQFPLTCETGPGSPSGHAMGSAGVYYVMVTALLPCVQGTQHRSCAASPGVKGLSAEGPAGGSSLKAVTSLDQPSSEQEAVGGLRGQEGWTYRHKEKLSAFEERCLRGLLWLAFWAVQVCVCLSRVFLAAHFPHQVIAGVISGMVVAEAFDHIHSIYNASLRRYLGTTLFLFSFALGFYLLLKALSVDLLWTLEKAKRWCDRPEWVHIETTPFASLLRNLGILFGLGLALNSQMYLESCKGKMGQQLPFRLSCIAASLLVLHLFDSFDLPTDRELLFYVLSFCKSAAAHLCAVALIPYCIAQVLRRGDKKIL; from the exons ATGGACCTGCTGCACAGTGCTGGGGTGCAGGTGGTGCAGTACCTGCAGGAGAACTACCAGGGCTTCCAGGACTGGTTCCTCTTCATCTCCTTCGCTGCTGACCTTAAAACCACATTCTTCATCTTCTTCCCCATCTGGTTCCACCTCTGCGAGGCGGTGGGCGTCAAGCTGATCTGGGTGGCCGTGATCGGGGACTGGCTCAACCTGGTCTTTAAGTG GATCCTCTTTGGGCAGAGACCCTACTGGTGGGTCCATGAAACCGGTTACTATGGCAACGCCTCCACCCCTGTGATCCAGCAGTTCCCCCTCACCTGTGAGACCGGCCCAG GAAGCCCCTCAGGCCACGCCATGGGTTCTGCTGGAGTCTACTACGTCATGGTGACTGCCCTGCTGCCCTGCGTCCAGGGCACCCAGCACAGATCCTGTGCAGCCAG CCCAGGGGTGAAAGGACTAAGTGCAGAGGGGCCAGCTGGGGGAAGCAGCTTGAAGGCTGTAACTAGCCTGGATCAGCCCAGCTCTGAACAGGAGGCGGTGGGAGGcctgagggggcaggagggctggacTTACAGGCATAAAGAAAAGCTTAGTGCTTTCGAAGAGAG GTGCCTCCGCGGCCTCCTGTGGCTTGCGTTCTGGGCCGTGCAGGTCTGCGTCTGCTTGTCCCGAGTCTTCCTAGCTGCTCACTTCCCCCATCAGGTGATCGCAGGGGTCATCTCAG GGATGGTAGTAGCAGAAGCTTTTGACCACATCCACTCCATCTACAACGCCAGTCTCCGGAGGTACCTGGGCACCACCCTCTTCCTGTTCAGCTTCGCCCTGGGGTTCTACCTGCTGCTGAAGGCTCTCAGTGTTGACCTGCTGTGGACCCTGGAGAAAGCCAAGAGGTGGTGTGACCGGCCGGAGTGGGTCCACATTGAAACCACCCCCTTCGCCAGCCTCCTCAGGAACCTGGGCATCCtgtttgggctggggctggccctcAACTCCCAGATGTACCTGGAGAGCTGCAAAGGGAAAATGGGCCAGCAGCTGCCCTTCCGCCTGAGCTGCATCGCGGCCTCGCTCCTCGTCCTGCACCTCTTCGACTCCTTCGACCTCCCCACAGACAGAGAGCTACTGTTCTACGTCCTGTCCTTCTGCAAGAGCGCCGCTGCCCACCTATGTGCGGTGGCACTCATCCCCTACTGCATTGCCCAGGTGCTCAGGAGGGGTGACAAGAAGATCCTGTAG
- the LOC135894552 gene encoding glucose-6-phosphatase catalytic subunit 1-like isoform X2 — protein sequence MGTGMDFVHSSGVQMTHYLQENYQSSQGWFLFISFAADLRNTFFILFPIWFHLCEAVGIKLIWVAVIGDWLNLVFKWILFGQRPYWWVRETGYYGNASTPVIQQFPVTCETGPGSPSGHAMGSAGVYYVMVTALLSTLRRRRRSPFQQCLRGALWMSFWGVQVSVSLSRIFLAAHFPHQVITGVVAGMAVAEAFRHIPSIYNASLRRYLGITLFLFSFALGFYLLLKALGVDLLWSVEKAKRWCDRPEWVHIDTTPFAGLLRNLGILFGLGLALNSQMYLESCKGKMGQQLPFRLSCITASLLVLHLFDSFKPPTKVELLFYVLSFCKSAAVPVAAAGLIPYCVARLIRRQEEKLL from the exons ATGGGGACAGGAATGGATTTTGTACACAGCTCTGGAGTCCAAATGACTCACTACCTGCAGGAGAACTACCAGAGCTCCCAGGGCTGGTTCCTCTTCATCTCCTTTGCGGCCGACCTCAGAAACACCTTCTTCATTCTCTTCCCCATCTGGTTCCACCTCTGCGAGGCCGTGGGCATCAAGCTGATCTGGGTGGCTGTGATCGGAGACTGGCTCAACCTGGTCTTTAAGTG GATTCTCTTTGGGCAGCGACCCTACTGGTGGGTCCGTGAGACCGGCTACTACGGCAACGCCTCCACCCCTGTGATCCAGCAGTTCCCTGTCACCTGTGAGACCGGCCCAG GCAGCCCCTCTGGCCATGCCATGGGCTCAGCTGGGGTGTACTACGTGATGGTGACGGCTCTGCTTAGCACCCTGCGTCGGCGCCGGAGATCCCCCTTCCAGCA GTGCCTGCGGGGGGCGCTGTGGATGTCATTCTGGGGGGTTCAGGTGTCTGTCAGTCTGTCCAGGATCTTCCTAGCAGCTCACTTCCCGCACCAAGTCATCACGGGCGTCGTTGCAG GCATGGCAGTGGCTGAAGCTTTCCGGCACATCCCCTCCATCTACAACGCCAGTCTCCGGAGGTACCTGGGCATCACCCTCTTCCTGTTCAGCTTCGCCCTGGGGTTCTACCTGCTGCTGAAGGCTCTCGGTGTTGACCTGCTGTGGTCCGTGGAGAAAGCCAAGAGGTGGTGTGACCGGCCGGAGTGGGTCCACATTGACACCACCCCCTTCGCCGGCCTCCTCAGGAACCTGGGCATCCtgtttgggctggggctggccctcAACTCCCAGATGTACCTGGAGAGCTGCAAAGGGAAGATGGGCCAGCAGCTGCCCTTCCGCCTGAGCTGCATCACGGCCTCGCTCCTCGTCCTGCACCTCTTCGACTCCTTCAAGCCTCCCACCAAGGTGGAGTTGCTGTTTTACGTCCTGTCCTTCTGCAAGAGCGCGGCCGTGCCCGTGGCTGCTGCCGGCCTCATCCCCTACTGCGTCGCCCGGCTCATCAGGAGGCAGGAGGAAAAGCTTTTATGA
- the LOC135894552 gene encoding glucose-6-phosphatase catalytic subunit 1-like isoform X3, with product MGTGMDFVHSSGVQMTHYLQENYQSSQGWFLFISFAADLRNTFFILFPIWFHLCEAVGIKLIWVAVIGDWLNLVFKWILFGQRPYWWVRETGYYGNASTPVIQQFPVTCETGPGSPSGHAMGSAGVYYVMVTALLSTLRRCLRGALWMSFWGVQVSVSLSRIFLAAHFPHQVITGVVAGMAVAEAFRHIPSIYNASLRRYLGITLFLFSFALGFYLLLKALGVDLLWSVEKAKRWCDRPEWVHIDTTPFAGLLRNLGILFGLGLALNSQMYLESCKGKMGQQLPFRLSCITASLLVLHLFDSFKPPTKVELLFYVLSFCKSAAVPVAAAGLIPYCVARLIRRQEEKLL from the exons ATGGGGACAGGAATGGATTTTGTACACAGCTCTGGAGTCCAAATGACTCACTACCTGCAGGAGAACTACCAGAGCTCCCAGGGCTGGTTCCTCTTCATCTCCTTTGCGGCCGACCTCAGAAACACCTTCTTCATTCTCTTCCCCATCTGGTTCCACCTCTGCGAGGCCGTGGGCATCAAGCTGATCTGGGTGGCTGTGATCGGAGACTGGCTCAACCTGGTCTTTAAGTG GATTCTCTTTGGGCAGCGACCCTACTGGTGGGTCCGTGAGACCGGCTACTACGGCAACGCCTCCACCCCTGTGATCCAGCAGTTCCCTGTCACCTGTGAGACCGGCCCAG GCAGCCCCTCTGGCCATGCCATGGGCTCAGCTGGGGTGTACTACGTGATGGTGACGGCTCTGCTTAGCACCCTGCGTCG GTGCCTGCGGGGGGCGCTGTGGATGTCATTCTGGGGGGTTCAGGTGTCTGTCAGTCTGTCCAGGATCTTCCTAGCAGCTCACTTCCCGCACCAAGTCATCACGGGCGTCGTTGCAG GCATGGCAGTGGCTGAAGCTTTCCGGCACATCCCCTCCATCTACAACGCCAGTCTCCGGAGGTACCTGGGCATCACCCTCTTCCTGTTCAGCTTCGCCCTGGGGTTCTACCTGCTGCTGAAGGCTCTCGGTGTTGACCTGCTGTGGTCCGTGGAGAAAGCCAAGAGGTGGTGTGACCGGCCGGAGTGGGTCCACATTGACACCACCCCCTTCGCCGGCCTCCTCAGGAACCTGGGCATCCtgtttgggctggggctggccctcAACTCCCAGATGTACCTGGAGAGCTGCAAAGGGAAGATGGGCCAGCAGCTGCCCTTCCGCCTGAGCTGCATCACGGCCTCGCTCCTCGTCCTGCACCTCTTCGACTCCTTCAAGCCTCCCACCAAGGTGGAGTTGCTGTTTTACGTCCTGTCCTTCTGCAAGAGCGCGGCCGTGCCCGTGGCTGCTGCCGGCCTCATCCCCTACTGCGTCGCCCGGCTCATCAGGAGGCAGGAGGAAAAGCTTTTATGA